Below is a genomic region from Candidatus Methylomirabilis tolerans.
GTTCGAGGCGGCCTTTCTTTCCGATGCCCATACAGATGCCGATATTGAAACGACGCTGCTGGCAGCGAAGGATGCTCTGGCCACACTTCGTTGTCGCCAACATTAAATCATCTACTCGAATTAAAGGAGGGCCGTTAAATTGTTGACCTTGATCCCATTCCGGCTTCGTTGCAAGTGGTTATTAGCAGTATCGATGTTGATTATCGTGGGGACTTCTCCCGCATTCGGCGCTGAGAGCCAAGGTGCGGTAAGCGCTCAGTCGAACTACGAGACCAAGTGTGCCAGATGTCACGGTGAAGGCGGTAAAGGCAATGGGATGCAGGCAAAGATGCTTTTTTTTATGATGAAGATGCCCAACTTAGCCGATTCGACCTATATGCAAACACGATCCGATGACGTCCTTTTCCAGATTATCAAGGGGGGGGGTAAGGCGGGAATGCCTGCGTATGGACTGAAGCTGGCTGACCCCGAGATCAAGGATCTGGTGGCCTACATTAGAAGCTTTACGAAGGCCCCAGGGCTCGCGAAGCCGACGGGAGCATCGCGCTAAAAATGATGCGCTTTTCTCATTGACAGATGTAGGAGGGTATGCTAAAAATTTCACGAAGTTAATTGCGAAGTCTCGGAAGCCCCTGCAGCGAACAGTCGGCAAACTCTTCAGAATGCCCTGCGCGGGGCATTTTTTTTGTCGCCGCGGATCACGGGCCCAGCGATCCCCGCACGAGGCCAGGCCGTAAAACCCGCCTCGTCCACGTCGGACGCGCACATCGAATGTAGGTGGTGAGATGGCAGCGGATTATGCAATTGTAGGTATTTTTCTGATCGTCGGTCTGCTTTTCGTTGTGGTCAATGTCGACGTCGTCTCCCGGCTGCTGCGCCCCACCAACCCTGAGCCGGAAAAGTACACGACGTACGAATGCGGCGAAGACCCGGTCGGTGCCTCCTGGATCCGCGTTCACGTCCGGTACTACCTGTATGCGTTGGTCTATGTCATCTTCGCGGTGGAGACGATCTATCTGCTGCCGTGGGCAGTCGTCTTCCGGAAGCTGGGGATGTTTGCGTTTGTAGAGATGATGCTCTTTATTGCCATTCTGCTGGTGGGTTTCGCCTATGCCTGGCGCAAGGGCGCCTTGGAGTGGGTCTGATGACGCCGGATGAGGTTATCGACACCATCAAGTCGCAGTTCGGCGATGCCGTAAAGGCCTCAGAGGTCAAGGGTGTCGAGGCTCGAATCGATATCCATCCGGAGAAGAATTACGAAATCCTGATGACGCTGAA
It encodes:
- a CDS encoding NADH-quinone oxidoreductase subunit A — protein: MAADYAIVGIFLIVGLLFVVVNVDVVSRLLRPTNPEPEKYTTYECGEDPVGASWIRVHVRYYLYALVYVIFAVETIYLLPWAVVFRKLGMFAFVEMMLFIAILLVGFAYAWRKGALEWV
- a CDS encoding cytochrome c, producing MLIIVGTSPAFGAESQGAVSAQSNYETKCARCHGEGGKGNGMQAKMLFFMMKMPNLADSTYMQTRSDDVLFQIIKGGGKAGMPAYGLKLADPEIKDLVAYIRSFTKAPGLAKPTGASR